In Paenibacillus guangzhouensis, a single window of DNA contains:
- a CDS encoding CPBP family intramembrane glutamic endopeptidase, which translates to MKKVLILLGNIALYIGVFYALLYLLRSTYNYEATLSFAKFLDRNPAMFMVVLFTLITLVYMLIFRIKGWIWPHAEKNLFRASGFKRLSASRVLQMIGLGLAGSLFSIGLIVIDDIAREFPSIPALVDDLIKGDSIWYVILGAGLIGPAFEEILFRGLIFSELRRVMPVYAALVVQAAAYAYFQPSAALSVISIGSGLIYGSLYWRTGSLWAPILVQNTAMGSIFLLKYIGFYEWYDKLGDVSLYIITAFCLVALIGGSVNVWRTSSNGDIGARANQALTDDAPSAAQ; encoded by the coding sequence GTGAAAAAAGTGTTGATCTTGTTAGGGAATATCGCACTTTATATTGGGGTCTTTTATGCGCTGCTCTATCTGCTTCGCTCTACTTACAATTACGAAGCGACGTTGTCCTTCGCCAAGTTTCTGGATCGCAACCCGGCCATGTTTATGGTCGTGCTGTTCACGCTGATTACGCTTGTATATATGCTCATCTTTCGTATCAAAGGATGGATCTGGCCCCATGCGGAAAAAAATCTGTTCCGCGCGTCGGGCTTCAAACGGCTGAGCGCCTCGCGCGTCCTGCAAATGATTGGCCTGGGTCTTGCCGGAAGCTTGTTCAGCATCGGCCTGATCGTCATTGACGATATTGCGCGGGAGTTCCCGTCCATTCCCGCGCTGGTCGATGATCTGATCAAGGGGGATTCGATCTGGTATGTCATTCTAGGCGCTGGCTTGATTGGTCCGGCATTTGAAGAAATATTGTTCAGAGGCCTCATTTTTAGTGAGCTTCGCAGGGTTATGCCGGTATATGCGGCCTTGGTTGTGCAAGCCGCGGCTTACGCCTACTTCCAGCCTAGCGCGGCGCTATCGGTCATCAGCATCGGCTCGGGTCTGATATATGGGTCGCTGTATTGGCGCACGGGGTCGCTGTGGGCGCCGATTCTGGTACAGAATACGGCTATGGGATCCATCTTCCTCTTGAAATACATCGGGTTCTACGAATGGTATGACAAGCTGGGCGATGTGTCATTGTATATCATTACAGCGTTCTGTCTAGTTGCGTTGATCGGAGGTTCCGTCAATGTCTGGCGGACCTCCAGCAACGGCGACATCGGCGCACGCGCCAATCAAGCGCTGACGGATGACGCTCCGTCGGCAGCACAATAG